Proteins encoded by one window of Candidatus Sumerlaea chitinivorans:
- a CDS encoding Serine/threonine protein kinase PrkC, regulator of stationary phase: MEPPAAETTEGEIPSIAARKPSRATGKSAAGGFRKGADLTGITLGGYEIKSKLGSGGMGTVYLARQKSLNRDVALKVLPAELAANPEFLVRFTREALSAAQLNHHNIVQVYDVGVEDETHFISMEYVRGSNLGEIVRRDGRLQVEDAVSYVLQAARALAYAHRRGFVHRDIKPENLLLNEHGLVKIADMGLAKLRGWVEGDSGGHPDRDAILMQAATDVTMPSVAMGTPAYMPPEQALDAANVDHRADQYSLGCTLYYLVAGKPPFSGTTAYEIITKQKTEPPPPIDLYVRAVPPALKKILERMLAKNPVDRYPDMDAVVQDLEEFLGVETEKGVFRPRETHLAELEECQKEYYSAPAVGLRKLVLLGFWAGLPLLSLALMFLGLPRLGLFLLGSMLVAAPAHVVLDGILHRSYLFRRCRAAVFGMSWRSWIASAALLLLCGFLVWQTGFSAWLVGIVLLGAILAGAYEFAVLRPLRKQRAPVLERLRQLLKQLRLRGVSEDGLEDFVSRFAGRDWEELFEELFGYEALVRARARTSGMDSVERRRKHALWRDPLIEWLDRLEEQRRKARELRVLAKAEQKRLRAQGVAEDEAVRRAQEAATVILTEIAQQHKTQYADPFAEERRKSRVSVTAGAFAQLYRVVRGIAGVACVGLFLFPYVQAGSAATAQQTLRSLVISAFTDPLGWTLTNWLLVCGIALLISALSARFLAPTLVTAGSVGMAGLAFAAPLVQKAVGAVSASAPQVQAYLASPQYVFLGVIGVGLVLLIGQKLLTGKL; encoded by the coding sequence GTGGAGCCTCCAGCAGCTGAAACTACTGAGGGAGAAATTCCCAGCATTGCGGCTCGTAAACCGTCCCGCGCGACCGGGAAGAGCGCTGCTGGCGGATTCCGCAAAGGTGCCGACCTTACGGGGATTACATTAGGCGGCTACGAGATCAAGAGTAAGCTTGGCAGCGGGGGAATGGGGACGGTGTATCTGGCGCGGCAAAAGTCGCTCAATCGTGACGTGGCACTGAAAGTGCTCCCAGCCGAGCTTGCTGCCAATCCCGAGTTTCTGGTGCGGTTTACCCGCGAGGCCCTTAGCGCCGCCCAACTCAATCACCATAACATTGTGCAAGTGTACGATGTCGGCGTTGAAGACGAAACCCATTTCATTAGCATGGAGTACGTCCGGGGAAGTAACCTCGGCGAGATCGTGCGTCGTGACGGAAGACTGCAAGTCGAAGATGCCGTCAGCTACGTGCTTCAAGCTGCCCGTGCTCTTGCTTATGCTCATCGCCGTGGCTTTGTGCATCGGGATATTAAGCCCGAAAACCTTCTGCTGAACGAACACGGCTTAGTAAAAATCGCGGACATGGGGTTAGCCAAGTTGCGCGGTTGGGTGGAGGGCGATTCCGGCGGTCACCCGGATCGTGATGCCATCCTGATGCAGGCCGCGACAGATGTGACCATGCCTTCCGTGGCGATGGGGACGCCAGCCTACATGCCCCCCGAGCAGGCACTTGACGCAGCAAATGTGGACCACCGCGCTGACCAGTATTCTCTGGGCTGCACCCTCTACTACCTCGTCGCCGGTAAGCCTCCTTTCTCGGGCACCACCGCTTACGAAATTATCACTAAGCAAAAAACCGAACCTCCTCCTCCCATTGACCTTTACGTGCGCGCAGTGCCGCCTGCGCTGAAAAAGATTCTCGAGCGCATGCTGGCCAAGAATCCGGTCGACCGCTATCCGGACATGGACGCCGTGGTGCAAGATCTCGAGGAGTTCCTTGGCGTCGAGACGGAGAAGGGCGTATTTCGCCCTCGGGAAACGCATTTGGCGGAACTCGAGGAATGTCAGAAAGAATACTACAGTGCACCGGCAGTCGGTCTCCGCAAACTTGTGCTGTTGGGCTTCTGGGCTGGGCTTCCGCTTTTGTCGCTGGCGCTGATGTTCTTGGGGCTGCCGCGTCTTGGCCTTTTCCTGTTGGGTTCGATGTTGGTAGCTGCTCCAGCGCACGTGGTGCTCGACGGCATTCTTCACCGCTCGTATCTTTTCCGGCGGTGTCGGGCGGCCGTCTTTGGGATGTCGTGGCGATCGTGGATCGCAAGCGCGGCCCTGCTCCTGCTCTGTGGTTTCCTCGTTTGGCAGACGGGCTTTTCGGCGTGGTTGGTGGGGATTGTGCTTTTGGGTGCCATCCTTGCAGGCGCCTATGAGTTCGCCGTGTTGCGTCCCCTGCGGAAACAGCGTGCACCGGTTTTGGAGCGCCTCCGTCAACTCCTAAAACAGCTCCGTCTGCGGGGTGTTTCCGAGGATGGCTTAGAAGATTTCGTAAGTCGCTTTGCCGGGCGCGATTGGGAAGAACTCTTTGAAGAGCTTTTTGGCTACGAAGCGCTTGTGAGAGCGCGAGCTCGAACCTCCGGAATGGATAGTGTCGAGCGGCGCCGAAAACATGCGCTCTGGCGCGATCCGTTGATCGAGTGGCTCGACCGGCTTGAGGAGCAGCGCAGGAAGGCCAGGGAACTCCGTGTGTTGGCCAAAGCCGAGCAGAAACGTTTGCGTGCTCAAGGCGTGGCTGAGGATGAGGCCGTACGCAGGGCTCAGGAAGCTGCAACGGTCATCCTTACAGAAATCGCCCAGCAGCACAAGACGCAATATGCGGATCCCTTCGCCGAGGAGCGACGCAAATCCCGTGTGTCGGTTACAGCGGGCGCGTTTGCACAACTCTATCGCGTTGTGCGCGGCATAGCTGGTGTCGCTTGTGTCGGACTTTTCCTTTTCCCCTATGTTCAGGCTGGGTCGGCTGCGACAGCGCAACAAACCCTTCGAAGCCTTGTTATTTCGGCGTTCACAGATCCACTCGGCTGGACACTCACAAACTGGCTTCTTGTGTGCGGGATTGCCCTCCTCATCTCTGCCCTTTCGGCACGGTTCTTAGCGCCGACTTTGGTGACGGCGGGGTCGGTGGGGATGGCGGGACTTGCCTTTGCGGCTCCGTTAGTCCAAAAGGCTGTCGGTGCAGTCAGTGCGTCGGCTCCGCAGGTTCAAGCGTACCTGGCTTCCCCCCAGTATGTGTTTTTGGGTGTGATCGGTGTTGGTCTGGTCCTTCTCATCGGGCAGAAGCTACTGACCGGAAAGTTATAG
- a CDS encoding Malto-oligosyltrehalose trehalohydrolase produces MRFSRCTAAAIAATVCWFTAVGDAATIFSDSFNSSTLGPQWSRSGTGTWRVQTSTTYRYGSSGYGVTLDDSVGDSAYATSRLDLKLNLATVTNVVLTFKFRNVGDEAHSSDGLYLSTDGGLTYKKITTWSFPAISSSFSVQTVNISNAASSLGLVLGPNTIIRWQEYDNYPLSSDGVAIDDVVVTADTVPSTRGGVGAIPYTNGTTFRVWAPNASAVAVAGTFNNWDGSTNKLASEGNGWWSVDFNKAIIGDQYKFVITHPSYGTFWRQDPQARQMTNDAGNSIIVDPGYSWGSYSYSTPAWNDTVIYEMHVGTFNDSPGGGPGNFASVTAKMDYLQSLGVNMLLLMPCTEFPGDFSWGYNPHSQFAPESAYGSVQALKALVDAAHARGIGVMMDIVFNHMGSSPYESSIPLWNFDGESYGNGGIYFFSDWRKVTPWGWSRPDYGRGEVRSFLKDAAMMWLNDYRMDGLRWDSTCNIRALNNGGGGDIPEGWSLMQWINNTIDSSASWKLSIAEDMQNNDWLTKPTSSGGAGFDSQWDPSFVHPIRSTVITSNDADRNMYTVRDAITHYYNGWHLQRVIYTESHDEVANGHSRLPEEIWPGNAGSWYSKKRSTLAAGILFTAPGIPMIFQGQEFLEDGYFSDGDPLDWSKTTTYAGILQLYKDLIKLRRNWYNNTRGLRGNNVNVYHINNTDKVIAYHRWDQGGPGDDVVVVANFANRAYTSYNIGMPRGGTWYVRFNSDWNGYSSDFGNWNSYNTTANSGAKDGMNYNANVGIGPYTVIILSQ; encoded by the coding sequence ATGAGATTCAGTCGTTGCACCGCAGCCGCAATCGCCGCCACCGTGTGTTGGTTTACTGCGGTCGGGGATGCGGCAACCATTTTTTCCGATTCCTTCAATTCTTCCACCCTCGGACCGCAATGGAGCAGGAGCGGGACGGGAACGTGGCGCGTCCAGACCAGCACGACCTATCGTTACGGATCCTCGGGGTACGGGGTCACTCTCGACGATAGCGTTGGGGACTCTGCTTACGCCACGTCTCGCCTCGATCTAAAACTCAATCTCGCAACCGTTACGAATGTCGTCCTCACATTTAAGTTCCGCAATGTGGGGGACGAGGCTCATTCGTCAGATGGCCTCTATCTTTCGACCGACGGCGGACTCACCTATAAAAAGATCACCACCTGGTCGTTTCCCGCGATCTCGTCCTCATTCTCGGTTCAAACTGTGAACATTTCCAACGCCGCCTCATCGCTGGGGCTCGTGCTGGGACCAAATACCATTATCCGGTGGCAAGAATATGACAATTACCCACTGTCCTCCGACGGTGTGGCGATTGACGACGTTGTGGTGACGGCGGACACTGTGCCCTCCACTCGTGGTGGAGTGGGGGCCATTCCTTACACGAACGGGACGACTTTCCGAGTCTGGGCCCCGAACGCGTCCGCCGTCGCGGTCGCCGGTACGTTCAACAACTGGGATGGTTCGACTAACAAGCTCGCCAGCGAGGGCAATGGCTGGTGGTCGGTGGATTTCAACAAGGCGATTATCGGCGATCAATACAAATTCGTGATTACCCACCCAAGCTACGGCACCTTCTGGCGACAGGATCCGCAGGCGCGCCAAATGACAAACGACGCCGGTAACTCCATCATCGTGGATCCGGGCTACTCGTGGGGCAGCTACTCGTATTCCACCCCTGCTTGGAACGACACCGTCATCTACGAAATGCACGTGGGCACTTTCAACGATTCCCCCGGTGGTGGCCCCGGCAACTTTGCTTCCGTTACGGCCAAAATGGATTACCTCCAAAGCCTTGGCGTGAATATGCTTCTCTTGATGCCCTGCACGGAGTTCCCGGGCGATTTCTCTTGGGGCTATAATCCCCACAGCCAATTCGCGCCGGAAAGTGCGTATGGTTCCGTGCAGGCGCTCAAGGCACTTGTGGATGCGGCGCATGCGCGGGGCATCGGCGTCATGATGGATATCGTTTTCAACCACATGGGCTCGAGCCCGTACGAGTCGAGTATCCCCCTGTGGAATTTCGATGGAGAAAGCTATGGCAACGGCGGCATCTACTTCTTCTCTGACTGGCGCAAGGTGACGCCTTGGGGCTGGTCTCGTCCGGATTACGGCCGCGGCGAAGTTCGCTCCTTCCTAAAAGATGCAGCCATGATGTGGCTCAATGATTACCGAATGGACGGTCTGCGTTGGGATTCCACTTGCAACATCCGCGCGCTCAACAATGGCGGCGGTGGGGATATTCCCGAGGGATGGAGCCTCATGCAATGGATCAACAACACAATCGATTCGTCCGCAAGCTGGAAACTCTCCATCGCGGAAGACATGCAGAACAACGATTGGCTCACCAAGCCCACATCGAGTGGCGGTGCCGGCTTCGATTCGCAATGGGATCCAAGCTTCGTGCACCCGATTCGATCCACGGTGATCACAAGCAACGACGCCGACCGCAACATGTACACGGTTCGCGATGCGATCACCCATTACTACAATGGCTGGCATCTCCAGCGCGTGATTTACACGGAAAGCCATGACGAGGTTGCCAACGGCCACAGCCGGCTTCCCGAAGAGATTTGGCCGGGCAACGCCGGCAGCTGGTATTCAAAGAAGCGCTCCACTCTCGCGGCGGGCATTCTCTTTACCGCACCGGGGATTCCCATGATCTTCCAAGGACAAGAGTTCCTCGAGGACGGCTACTTCTCCGACGGCGATCCGTTGGATTGGTCGAAGACCACGACGTATGCGGGCATCTTGCAGCTCTACAAGGATCTCATCAAGCTCCGCCGTAACTGGTACAACAACACCCGCGGGCTGCGCGGCAATAACGTGAATGTGTATCATATTAACAACACGGACAAAGTCATTGCTTACCACCGTTGGGATCAAGGTGGCCCCGGCGACGATGTAGTCGTTGTCGCGAATTTTGCCAACCGCGCCTACACCTCTTACAACATTGGCATGCCACGTGGCGGCACGTGGTACGTGCGCTTCAATAGCGACTGGAACGGCTATTCGAGCGACTTTGGCAACTGGAACAGCTATAACACAACGGCAAACTCTGGGGCCAAAGACGGCATGAACTATAATGCCAACGTTGGCATTGGGCCGTATACAGTGATTATCCTGTCGCAGTGA
- a CDS encoding Histidyl-tRNA synthetase, translating into MGETEQVQRTIQAIRGTKDVLPAESRAYQWVEETARKLFEAYGYREIRTPILEPTELFVRSVGEASDIVVSKQMYTFTDPGDRSNTLRPEGTAGVARALIESGLLKETSQQKLYYIGPMFRYEKPQKGRLRQFTQIGIEFFGVAHPAADAEIITICDRFLRKLGFPQVTTRLNNIGCKECRRAYNERLREEIAKLGASAGEGEPQWCEQCLRRAELNPMRVFDCKLEDCQKLAAKLPKIADAVCDTCTRHAERLAGLLDSVGIHYELAPELVRGLDYYTRTVFEIVHGGLGAQNAVIGGGRYDDLIEELGGPPTPAVGMSIGVERLLLALEANEIEPPPPPEVEFYILALDEEALDVAFRLAEHARTNNVPVIFDCQPRSARAGLKAANKAGARVALIIGADEVQRQVVQWKNLESSEQVELELAEVERNLTEM; encoded by the coding sequence ATGGGCGAGACGGAACAAGTACAACGGACGATTCAGGCGATCCGCGGCACGAAAGATGTCCTGCCGGCCGAGTCGCGTGCTTATCAATGGGTTGAGGAAACAGCGCGAAAACTTTTTGAAGCTTACGGTTATCGGGAGATCCGAACGCCCATCCTTGAGCCCACAGAACTCTTTGTGCGGAGTGTCGGCGAAGCGAGCGATATCGTGGTTTCCAAGCAGATGTACACGTTCACGGATCCCGGAGACCGCTCGAACACGCTCCGCCCCGAAGGCACGGCTGGCGTCGCGCGAGCTCTCATCGAGTCGGGTCTGCTTAAAGAGACATCTCAGCAGAAACTCTACTACATTGGCCCGATGTTTCGTTACGAAAAGCCCCAGAAGGGGCGACTTCGCCAGTTCACCCAAATCGGCATCGAGTTTTTTGGAGTCGCGCATCCCGCGGCGGATGCTGAGATCATCACGATCTGTGATCGTTTTCTGCGCAAGTTAGGATTCCCACAGGTCACGACACGGTTGAATAACATCGGTTGCAAGGAGTGTCGCCGCGCATACAACGAACGGTTGCGTGAGGAAATCGCCAAACTTGGAGCCAGCGCAGGGGAAGGAGAACCGCAGTGGTGCGAGCAGTGTCTGCGGCGCGCGGAGCTAAACCCCATGCGGGTTTTCGACTGTAAGCTCGAGGATTGCCAAAAGCTCGCAGCAAAATTGCCAAAAATCGCCGATGCCGTGTGTGATACCTGCACGCGCCACGCGGAGCGGCTGGCGGGCCTCCTCGATTCCGTTGGCATCCACTACGAACTTGCCCCTGAGCTGGTGCGGGGCCTCGACTATTACACGCGAACTGTGTTCGAGATCGTGCATGGTGGTTTGGGTGCACAAAACGCCGTGATTGGGGGAGGTCGCTACGACGACCTCATTGAAGAGCTGGGTGGTCCCCCGACGCCCGCCGTGGGTATGAGTATCGGTGTGGAGCGCCTGCTTCTTGCTCTCGAGGCCAACGAGATCGAGCCGCCTCCGCCGCCGGAAGTCGAGTTTTACATTTTAGCGTTGGATGAAGAAGCTCTCGATGTCGCGTTCCGGCTTGCCGAGCATGCGCGCACCAACAACGTGCCCGTAATTTTCGACTGCCAGCCACGCAGCGCCCGAGCGGGACTAAAGGCCGCAAACAAGGCGGGGGCGCGTGTGGCGCTGATCATTGGCGCCGATGAAGTCCAGCGCCAAGTGGTCCAGTGGAAGAATCTCGAATCAAGCGAGCAGGTGGAATTGGAGCTTGCCGAAGTCGAACGCAATCTCACCGAAATGTAG